The stretch of DNA CAGATTTACTTGGGTTTGGATAAATCTTAATATCGCTAATATTCTCAATGTCGTTAATTCCTGTAACTAAAGTTGACCAAGCAACTCCTTCTTGAATACCGTTGATGGTGGAGCCGATGATGTCCCATGAGGTAGTTTGGTCAAAGCTGAGCATGTAACTTGAGTAGAATCCATATTTTGTATTGTAATTTTCATTCCAACCGTAGTCAGGTATAGCAGATGGTTCGCAATTATTAAATGTTGTACTTAAATACTTGAATTCATTCATTCTTGTCTTATAAACTATCCCATTTTTAATTGTGTAAGGTGAAACCTCGTCTAAGTAAATTGTTGAAGATGTATTATTGATATAGTCAGGTGAAATAGTAGAAGTATTATAACCTAAATAAGACATAGATTTAGTCTTATAAGCTGTGCTTGAATAAGAACTGGACGTAAGGTTAGTTGTTAGCCTATTAATTATGTATGATACAGTATCGGGCAAATTAAATACATTGGTAATAGAGTCTTTATAATAATTTGTATAACTAGAGGGATTTCCAGGCCAAGGAGGAGCGCGAAATTCTTCTTTCCAAATAAGTACATCGCCAATGTTTAAATGAAAATAATCATGAAAAGTTGGTGGGCTAAAACCTTCTTGAATCAAATTTGAATTCAAACCTAATAAAGGATAATTATTAAAAATTTTAAACCCATAATTTTTTGATAATATATATTTATTTTGATTAATGATATCAGAAACAGGCGTGCCATTATTCATTGCCTGAACAGAAAAGAGTTTTAATGAATCAGAAATTGATCCAATTATATTGTCATAATAGATACTGTCACAAGTAATTTTTAGTTGATTAAAACCACTTCCTGAAAATGGAAAAACCCAAGAACTATCTTTTTGAGCATAAGATTTTAAAATAAAAATATCTTGTGGTTGAAAAAAGGCATCATAAAAGTAAAAAGTATATTCATTGTTAGAAACAGTTATTGAGTCAGGTCTTTCATTATCATGGATAGAGTAATAAAAATTTGAAGGAAAGTTGTTACTAATAATAGTACTATAACAATTGCCAATTCCTGGAGTTTTAAAGTGAAAATAGTGGGTTTGTGAACTCCCATAATCTCTAATGCTGTCCACACAAAATTCATTTAAGAGAGTGTCTGGACTATAGTAGTTTGTTACATTGTTGTGCATAAAATAACTCTTCTGTCCCAAAGGAAATGGTTGCCAATTTTGGGCAAAAGAAAAAAAGGACGATAAGATGAAGCAAAGAAGTAGAAATTTTTTCATAGCCGTTATTTTACAAATACCTTATAAAGGTAAAAAGTAAATCCATACCAAAATATGATTGGTAGCAGTTATTTGTTGAACGGTATGTTTTTGGGTGTTTTTGTGTAAATTTTTTACAAATTAGTGCATCTCCAACTTGTTTTGATTTACAATTCCGTAAACTTTTCCTGTTAATGTTTTCCCAATAAACGGACTGTTTTTCGATTTCGAAACCAAAATTTCAGTTTTTATAACTTGGATTTCATGCGGACTAAAAAGGGTAAGGTTGGCTTGTTCCCCAACTTCTAGTTTCGGAACATCTAAGTTTAAAGTTTGTCGAGGATTTGTTGTAATTAAATCGATGATTTGATCAAGTGCTAATTTTCCTTTTAATGCTGTGTTCATTGCAGCAAAAGAAGTTTGTAGGTTGATGATGCCAAATGCTGCGTGGTCAAACTCGCATTGTTTGTGTTCAATGTCTTGTGGTGTATGGTCGGAACAAATAATATCAATCACGCCTTCTTTTAACCCTTTTATCAAGGCTTTTATATCGTCTTTGGTTCTTAAAGGAGGCATTACTTTTAAGTTGCTGTCGAACGTTTCCAATTCGGTTTCATCTAACAACAAATGGTAAGAGTTAACATCGGCAGTAATTTTCAAACCTTTTGCTTTTGCTTCTTTTATCAGTTGTACCGATTTTTTGGTGCTGATGTTTGATAAATGAATGGCAGCGTTGCAATATTCAGCTAAAAATATATCTCTATTAACCATTATTTCTTCAGCTATGGCAGGAATTCCTTTTAAACCTAACCGTGTACTGGTAATACCTTCGTTAATTTGTCCGTTGTTAAACAAGTGGCGGTTGTTAGGGTAATTAATTACCAAACCTCCAAAACTTTGGTTGTACAACAATGCTCTTGTAAGTAAATTTGGATTGGCAATTGATTTTTTATTGTCGGTAAAAGCAACCGCTCCAGCTAAATGCATATCATACATTTCTGCAATATCGTTTCCTTCGCTTTGATGTGTTAAAGCTCCAGCAGGATAAACATTTACGATATTGTTTTTTGCTTTGTTAATGATGTATTCAATGCCTGATTTATTATCGATAACTGGGTTGGTGCTTGGCATTACCATAACTCCTGTAAAACCACCTTTTGCAGCGGCTTTTAACCCAGAGTTTAAATCTTCTTTGTATTCAAATCCTGGGTCACAGAAATTTGCTCTAAAAT from Flavobacteriales bacterium encodes:
- a CDS encoding T9SS type A sorting domain-containing protein, with protein sequence MKKFLLLCFILSSFFSFAQNWQPFPLGQKSYFMHNNVTNYYSPDTLLNEFCVDSIRDYGSSQTHYFHFKTPGIGNCYSTIISNNFPSNFYYSIHDNERPDSITVSNNEYTFYFYDAFFQPQDIFILKSYAQKDSSWVFPFSGSGFNQLKITCDSIYYDNIIGSISDSLKLFSVQAMNNGTPVSDIINQNKYILSKNYGFKIFNNYPLLGLNSNLIQEGFSPPTFHDYFHLNIGDVLIWKEEFRAPPWPGNPSSYTNYYKDSITNVFNLPDTVSYIINRLTTNLTSSSYSSTAYKTKSMSYLGYNTSTISPDYINNTSSTIYLDEVSPYTIKNGIVYKTRMNEFKYLSTTFNNCEPSAIPDYGWNENYNTKYGFYSSYMLSFDQTTSWDIIGSTINGIQEGVAWSTLVTGINDIENISDIKIYPNPSKSGNFTVESEKPLNLIIVSIEGKVLFNQKINQYKTNLKTNLPKGMYLVKLIFENNKQAIQKLIISE
- a CDS encoding dihydroorotase yields the protein MNALIKSATVVNSKSPFNGKTVDILIEKGIIKKITATIKNTDNFQEIKQKDLHVSIGWFDFRANFCDPGFEYKEDLNSGLKAAAKGGFTGVMVMPSTNPVIDNKSGIEYIINKAKNNIVNVYPAGALTHQSEGNDIAEMYDMHLAGAVAFTDNKKSIANPNLLTRALLYNQSFGGLVINYPNNRHLFNNGQINEGITSTRLGLKGIPAIAEEIMVNRDIFLAEYCNAAIHLSNISTKKSVQLIKEAKAKGLKITADVNSYHLLLDETELETFDSNLKVMPPLRTKDDIKALIKGLKEGVIDIICSDHTPQDIEHKQCEFDHAAFGIINLQTSFAAMNTALKGKLALDQIIDLITTNPRQTLNLDVPKLEVGEQANLTLFSPHEIQVIKTEILVSKSKNSPFIGKTLTGKVYGIVNQNKLEMH